GACGCACAGGGCGCCGAGCTGGCCACCGTCGACCTCGCCGGACCCGACCCGTACGACCTCACTGCGGCGTTCCTCGCGTGGGGGGCGATCACCGCACGCGATGGCGCGATCCACGGCACGGGGGCGCTCGGGCCGGTCGAGGCGTTCGGCCTCGACCCACTCGCGGCGGCCGCCGAAGCGGCCGGCTTGCGCCGCACCTGACCGAACCGGTGCGCCGGCCGGCAGCGCACCGGCCCGTCGGCACCGACCGACCGCCGGGCCGCCGGGCCGCCGAGCCGACGGAGTTCCGGTCAGCCCGCCGCCATCAGCCCGCCACCATCAGCCCGCCACCGGTCAGCCCGCCACCGGTCAGCCCGCCACCATCAGCCCGCCGTCGACCGCGAACGTCTGGCCGGTGATCCACGACGCTGCGTCGCTCGCCAAGAACAGCGCCATGTGGGCGATGTCGACCGGCGCGCCGAGGCGCCGCATCGGTATGCGCTTGGCGACCGCTTCTTCGTGCTCCTCCCACAGCGCCCGCGCCATGTCGGTCTTCACGAGACCCGGGGCGATGGCGTTGACCCGCACGTCGGGCGCCAACTCCGAGGCCAGAACCCGGGTCAGGTGGATCAGCCCGGCCTTGCTGGTGTTGTAGATGCCGATCCCGTGCTCGATCCCCATGCCGCCGATCGACGCCATGTTCAAGATCACCCCGCCGCTGGCAGCCATGCTCGCCCGATGCGCGGCTTGCGACCACAGCAGCGGCCCGCGCAAGTTGACGTCGCTGATCTTGTCGAACTGGCTCACTTCCACGTCGACCGCCGGCCCGAAGTATGGGTTGGTGGCGGCGTTGTTCACCAAGATGTCGACGGACCCGAACTCCTCCATCGTGGCGGCCACGGTCTCGACCGCCGCGTCCGGGTCGCCCGCATTGGCCGCGTGGAACGCCAACACGCCGGTGGCCGACGGCCGGGCTTGCTCGACCGCGGCCGCGAGCGCGTCGGGTTTGCGCGACGAGAGCATCACGTTGGCGCCGCACGCCGCGTACAGCTCCGCGATCGCGTAGCCGATCCCCTTTGAGGCCCCAGTGACGAGGGCCGTCTTCCCGTCGAGTCGCAGATCCATGAGCGCCGACCGTACCGCTCGCCACGCGCCGAGCAGTCTCCTAGGACGCCGGCGGGACGGCGTAGTCGTCGCGCAGCTGGCGCTTGAGGAACTTGCCGTTGGCGTTTCGGGGCAGAGGATCGTGGCGCACCCACACCCGCGACGGCACTTTGTGCGCGGCGATCCGGCCGGCGAGGGCCGCGGCCACAGCGGCCGGTTCGAGCGTCACGCCACGTTGCGGTACCAGAACCGCGGCGACCTCCTCGCCCAAGCGCTCGTCGGGCACCGCGAACACGGCGACTTCGGCCACGTCGAGCGCTTCGTGGATCGCCGTCTCGACCTCGCCGCAGGAGATCATCTCGCCGCCGCGGTTGACCATGTCCTTCGCCCGGTCGACGAGGTGCACGAACCCGTCATCGTCGATGAACGCCACGTCGCCGGTGTCGAACCAACCGTCGGCGAGCACGTCCTCAGTGGCCTCGGGCCGGTTGAGGTACCCGGCGAACACGACGGCACCCCGCACTTGGAGCCGACCCACCGAGCCGGTACCGGTGGGCATCTCGGCGCCCGCTTCGTCGACCAGTCGAGCGTCGAGGGTGGGCACGACCGGCCCGCACGATGCTGGCTTGAGCAGGCAAGTGGGACCGAAGTTCGACGTGACCACCCCGGTGGTCTCGGTCAGCCCGTAGCCGGTCGACGGGAGACCGTTGGGCAAGGCGGCGTCGACTTTGGCCACCAGATCAGGGTGGAACGCGGCTCCCCCACCGCCCATGCCCGCCAAGCTCGACGTGTCGCGGCGCTCCCAGTCGGCGTGGGCGAGCACTTCTCGGCTCATCACGGGCACGCCGGACAGCGACGTGACGCGCTCACGTTCGACCAGTTCGAGCGCCCGGCCGGCGTCCCACTTGTACATGAACACGAGCGTGTTGCCGGCCAACGTGCCCGGGTGCAACAGGCAGTGGCAGGCCGTCACGTGGAACAGCGGCGTCGACACCAGGACGACCGGCGGCGGCGCCCCCACGGGCGGTTCGGGCGGGGTCGGCGGTCCTCCCGCGGCGCGCTGCGCGCCGGCATACGCGGCTGCCGCCATGAACTGGCAGTTCAACACGTTGGTGACCGAGCCACAATGGGTGAGGACGGCGCCCTTGGGGGTGCCGGTGGTGCCCGACGTGTAAAAGACGCACAGCTCGTCGTCGGGTTCGATGACGGCCGGGGGAAGCGTGTCGGGCGCGCCCGCCGCGTCGACCACGTCGTCCCAGCGGTCTGCGTCGGCGGGGAGGTCCCGCTCGGACCGCACGCTGATCACGTGCAGTGCCATGGCAGCGCGCACCGCGTCGAGGTGCGGCAGCACGCGCTCGAGCCGCTCGTCGTCGGCGATCAGCACGCGCGGCCGCGAGTCGAGCAGGCCGTACTCGAGCTCCGCCCCGGTCCACCAGGCGTTGCAGCCCACAGTGGTGGCGCCGAGCGCCGTGATCGCCCAATGGCTCACGATCCACTCGGGGTAGTTGCGCATGGCCACCGCCACCCGATCGCCCCCGCCGATGTCGAATCGGTCGCGCAGCACCTGCGCCAGCGCCCGGACTTGACGGTGGATGTCGTCGTACGTGTGGCGCTCGTCTTCGAACACCACGTACGGCCGGTCGCCGAACTCGGCCGAGCGCTCCCACAACTGGCGCAAGTTCGCCGGCGCGTGCCGGTAGACCCGCACTGTCCGACCGTCGATGGTGGCCGTGGTCAACTCGAACGGCCCGCCCGGGCCCGTGAGGTCGGTCCAAGCTCGGTGGAAGTGGTCGATCACCGCCTGATCTTGTCAGCCCGACCCGGCGCTACGGTGGCCCGATGGCTTCTGGCGCACGGCCCTCCGGCGAGCGGCCACCGGCCAATCGGCTCGCCAGCGAGACGAGCCCCTACCTCCGCCAGCACGCGGACAACCCGGTCGACTGGTACCCGTGGGGCGCCGAGGCGTTCGAGCGGGCCGCCGCCGACGACAAGCCGCTGCTCATCTCGATCGGCTACTCGTCGTGCCACTGGTGCCACGTGATGGCCCACGAGTCC
This region of Acidimicrobiales bacterium genomic DNA includes:
- a CDS encoding SDR family oxidoreductase, with translation MDLRLDGKTALVTGASKGIGYAIAELYAACGANVMLSSRKPDALAAAVEQARPSATGVLAFHAANAGDPDAAVETVAATMEEFGSVDILVNNAATNPYFGPAVDVEVSQFDKISDVNLRGPLLWSQAAHRASMAASGGVILNMASIGGMGIEHGIGIYNTSKAGLIHLTRVLASELAPDVRVNAIAPGLVKTDMARALWEEHEEAVAKRIPMRRLGAPVDIAHMALFLASDAASWITGQTFAVDGGLMVAG
- a CDS encoding class I adenylate-forming enzyme family protein, with the translated sequence MIDHFHRAWTDLTGPGGPFELTTATIDGRTVRVYRHAPANLRQLWERSAEFGDRPYVVFEDERHTYDDIHRQVRALAQVLRDRFDIGGGDRVAVAMRNYPEWIVSHWAITALGATTVGCNAWWTGAELEYGLLDSRPRVLIADDERLERVLPHLDAVRAAMALHVISVRSERDLPADADRWDDVVDAAGAPDTLPPAVIEPDDELCVFYTSGTTGTPKGAVLTHCGSVTNVLNCQFMAAAAYAGAQRAAGGPPTPPEPPVGAPPPVVLVSTPLFHVTACHCLLHPGTLAGNTLVFMYKWDAGRALELVERERVTSLSGVPVMSREVLAHADWERRDTSSLAGMGGGGAAFHPDLVAKVDAALPNGLPSTGYGLTETTGVVTSNFGPTCLLKPASCGPVVPTLDARLVDEAGAEMPTGTGSVGRLQVRGAVVFAGYLNRPEATEDVLADGWFDTGDVAFIDDDGFVHLVDRAKDMVNRGGEMISCGEVETAIHEALDVAEVAVFAVPDERLGEEVAAVLVPQRGVTLEPAAVAAALAGRIAAHKVPSRVWVRHDPLPRNANGKFLKRQLRDDYAVPPAS